gcagtagtattatagtagttatattcttgtacataggagtagtattatagtagttatattcttgtatataggagtagtattatagtagttatattcttgtacataggagcagtattatagtagttatattcttgtacataggagtagtattatagtagttatattcttgtacatagcagtagtattatagtagttatattcttgtacataggagcagtattatagtagttctattcttgtacataggggcagtattatagtagttatattcttgtacataggagcagtattatagtagttatattcttgtacataggagtagtattatagtagttatattcttgtacatagcagtagtattatagtagttatattcttgtacataggagcagtattatagtagttctattcttgtacataggggcagtattatagtagttatattcttgtacataggagtagtattatagtagttatattcttgtacataggagcagtattatagtagttatattcttgtacataggagcagtattatagtagttatattcttgtacataggagtagtattatagtagttatattcttgtacataggagtagtattatagtagttatattcttgtacataggaggtagtattatagtagttatattcttgtacataggaggtagtattatagtagttatattcttgtacataggagcagtattatagtagttatattcttgtacataggaggtagtattatagtagttatattcttgtacataggaggtagtattatagtagttatagtcttgtacataggaggtagtattatagtagttatattcttgtacataggaggtagtattatagtagttatattcttgtacataggggcagtattatagtagttatattcttgtacataggggtagtattatagtagttatattcttgtacataggagtagtattatagtagttatagtcttgtacataggaggtagtattatagtagttatattcttgtacataggaggtagtattatagtagttatattcttgtacataggagcagtattatagtagttatattcttgtacataggaggtagtattatagtagttatattcttgtacataggagcagtattatagtagttatattcttgtacataggaggtagtattatagtagttatattcttgtacataggaggtagtattatagtagttatattcttgtacataggaggtagtattatagtagttatattcttgtacataggagcagtattatattagttatattcttgtacataggaggtagtattatagtagttatattcttgtacataggagcagtattatagtagttatattcttgtacataggaggtagtattatagtagttatattcttgtacataggaggtagtattatagtagttatagtcttgtacataggaggtagtattatagtagttatattcttgtacataggaggtagtattatagtagttatattcttgtacataggggcagtattatagtagttatattcttgtacataggggtagtattatagaagatatatacttgtatataggggcagtattacagtaaatATGATCTTGTACATTGGGTAATTGTTTTTTAGTTGCTTTTTATGATTTTTTCCTTTTTCAGTTTGAAAAAGGACATCACAAAGGAGAATAAGGAGGAATTAAAGGCTGTACTTGAGAATGCGAAGAAGATGACAGGTAATATACTTATACCTAGTGTAGAATCTATCTTTATGGTTTCGTACAATAACCTTTATTACGTTCTGATGGATAATTCTCGCACCTTCTCATTACAACTGAGGCCCCAAAACCGACTAACAAAAGGCTGGGGATTTTCTACTACAAACGGAGAAATCTTTAGACTAAAAATCCTCATCCGAGGAGACCCCAACACATAATAATTGCACTCCAAGGTCCCAAACAATCCCGAGatacaaacctcacaaatatacatcacaatgaatcttACAAGGCTCGCACAACATTACTCAGCCTTCTGTGACCAAAGCCGAGACACCTTCCTTATTACCGGCTGACCTGGAACCAAAGGACATAAAAAGATTACATTATAGTCTGACGGACCCGGAGGAGGAAGAACAAGTGGCCGAGTGGCATCAGTCACATTCAGAAACAACAAGTCCATGGTTTGATCCTCACTAATATTAATGGGGGGGCTCCAACCTTATTCACATGTAGAGAGGCTGCACCAGAACAGGAGTCTGAGCCCGCACAAGTCCCATAACCAAAGATCTATCATCTTGTGTCACCATTGTCACTGCCATAGAAAGTATCAGGCAGGGCCAGAGATTCTCTGACTCACTTCTATATACTTTGTATTTCAGGAGTTGTCCCAATTGTTGTTCTCACCCATAAGACACATGGGAATTTGACTGAAACGGAAGGAATATTCAGAGACATCGGCGTGGAAAGATTCTTCTCATTTGAAAATTACACCACAGAAGATCACATGAAAACCAGAGGAAAACACGAGGGAGTCCTGACATTCTTCTGTGAAGTCATTAAAGACGTTCAGTTTCGTGTGGAGCAACCTCGAGATCCTCAGAAGGAGATGAAGGACAGGAGACAATTTGTGCTCAAGTATGTCCATGAGGCTGATAAGAGAGCAGAGCGGATGAAAGAAGAAATCAAAAAGTTGAAAGAACAAGCTCTACAGGAGAAGAAACTGAAGgaacaggaggaggagatgaagaGACAGAGGCTGAGAGAACAACAACGGCAGGAGGAGGAAATAAGGAGGAAGCAGGaggagatggagaggaggagagaaCAGGACCGTGCTAGACAAGAAGAGGAACTCAGGATCCAGatggaaaagaagaagaaaaagaaagtttTAGGAATTTTTccagtaaaaaagtaaaaatattgaCAATCCAAACATGCGCGAGCCAATAAACTAATAGGAATGAAGAACCAAAACACTGGCGCACGCGGACAATCCAGCACAATGTCCACCTAAACCTAGAGACTAAGCCAACGAATAAGTGATGGAAAACCTTGTACTGTCTAAGAGTCACAGTGTTAGCTTATAGCCCCAAAGAACCAAGAGATCGAGACTTGTACCAGATTCCACAATTCTACTGCAATCTCAACTGTAACTTCTCAGCATCTCCTGCTTATTCAGTGTCTTCACATAGAAGAGTCGGAGAATTGTATTATCAATATCAGTCAATAAAAATGTGTCCTGATTCCTCAATCTCTAGGATCAGAAGTTTAGTCCAAATGTCAAAAAGTGCAACATCTGTCCAAGAAACTCTCTGTATAAcccgagttatcttctcatacatgtagtgtcctctcctgataaccagccatgatgtccttattgtggtcaggttatcttctgatacatgtagtgtcctctcctgataaccagccatgatgtccttattgtggtcaggttatcttctcatacatgtaatgtcctctcctgataaccagccatgatgtccttattgtggtcatgttatcttctcatacatgtagtgtcctcctgataaccagccatgatgtccttattgtggtcaggttatcttctgatacatgtagtgtcctctcctgataaccagccatgatgtccttattgtggtcaggttatcttctcatacatgtagtgtcccctcctgataaccagccatgatgtccttattgtggtcgggttatcttctcatacatgtagtgtcctcctgataaccagccatgatgtccttattgtggtcaggttatcttctcatacatgtagtgtcctctcctgataaccagccatgatgtccttattgtggtcgggttatcttctcatacatgtagtgtcctctcctgataaccagccatagtgtccttattgtggtcatgttatcttctcatacatgtagtgtcctctcctgataaccagccatgatgtccttattgtggtcaggttatcttctcatacatgtagtgtcccctcctgataaccagccatgatgtccttattgtggtcaggttatcttctcatacatgtagtgtcctcctgataaccagccatgatgtccttattgtggtcgggttatcttctcatacatgtagtgtcctcctgataaccagccatgatgtccttattgtggtcaggttatcttctcatacatgtagtgtcctctcctgataaccagccatgatgtccttattgtggtcgggttatcttctcatacatgtagtgtcctcctgataaccagccatggtgtccttattgtggtcaggttatcttctcatacatgtagtgtcctcctgataaccagccatgatgtccttattgtggtcaggttatcttctcatacatgtagtgtcctcctgataaccagccatgatgtccttattgtggtcaggttatcttctcatacatgtagtgtcctcctgataaccagccatggtgtccttattgtggtcaggttatcttctcatacatgtagtgtcctcctgataaccagccatgatgtccttattgtggtcaggttatcttctcatacatgtagtgtcctcctgataaccagccatgatgtccttattgtggtcgggttatctcctcatacatgtagtgtcctctcctgataaccagccatgatgtccttattgtggtcaggttatcttctcatacatgtagtgtcccctcctgataaccagccatgatgtccttattgtggtcgggttatcttctcatacatgtagtgtcctcctgataaccagccatgatgtccttattgtggtcaggttatcttctcatacatgtagtgtcctctcctgataaccagccatgatgtccttattgtggtcaggttatcttctcatacatgtagtgtcctctcctgataaccagccatgatgtccttattgtggtcagtgttatcttctcatacatgtagtgtcctcctgataaccagccatggtgtccttattgtggtcatgttatcttctcatacatgtagtgtcctctcctgataaccagccatgatgtccttattgtggtcaggttatcttctcatacatgtagtgtcccctcctgataaccagccatgatgtccttattgtggtcaggttatcttctcatacatgtagtgtcctcctgataaccagccatgatgtccttattgtggtcgggttatcttctcatacatgtagtgtcctcctgataaccagccatgatgtccttattgtggtcaggttatcttctcatacatgtagtgtcctctcctgataaccagcaatgatgtccttattgtggtcgggttatcttctcatacatgtagtgtcctcctgataaccagccatggtgtccttattgtggtcaggttatcttctcatacatgtagtgtcctcctgataaccagccatgatgtccttattgtggtcaggttatcttctcatacatgtagtgtcctcctgataaccagccatgatgtccttattgtggtcaggttatcttctcatacatgtagtgtcctcctgataaccagccatggtgtccttattgtggtcaggttatcttctcatacatgtagtgtcctcctgataaccagccatgatgtccttattgtggtcaggttatcttctcatacatgtagtgtcctcctgataaccagccatgatgtccttattgtggtcaggttatcttctcatacatgtagtgtcctctcctgataaccagccatgatgtccttattgtggtcaggttatcttctcatacatgtagtgtcccctcctgataaccagccatgatgtccttattgtggtcgggttatcttctcatacatgtagtgttctcctgataaccagccatgatgtccttattgtggtcaggttatcttctcatacatgtagtgtcctctcctgataaccagccatgatgtccttattgtggtcagtgttatcttctcatacatgtagtgtcctctcctgataaccagccatgatgtccttattgtggtcaggttatcttctcatacatgtagtgtcctcctgataaccagccatgatgtccttattgtggtcgggttatcttctcatacatgtagtgtcctcctgataaccagccatgatgtccttattgtggtcaggttatcttctcatacatgtagtgtcctcctgataaccagccatgatatccttattgtggtcgggttatcttcttatacatgtagtgtcctcctgataaccagccatgatgtccttattgtagtcgggttatcttctcatacatgtagtgtcctctcctgataaccagccatgatgtccttattgtggtcaggttatcttctcatacatgtagtgttctctcctgataaccagccatgatgtccttattgtggtcaggttatcttctcttacatgtagtgtcctcctgataaccagccatgatgtccttattgtggtcaggttatcttctcatacatgtagtgtcctcctgataaccagccatgatgtcctaattgtggtcaggttatcttctcatacatgtaatgtcctcctgataaccagccatgatgtccttattgtggtcaggttatcttctcatacatgtagtgtcctcctgataaccagccatgatgtccttattgtggtcaggttatcttctcatacatgtagtgtcctcctgataaccagccatgatgtccttattgtggtcgggttatcttctcatacatgtagtgttctctcctgataaccagccatgatgtccttattgtggtcaggttatcttctcatacatgtagtgtcctcctgataaccagccatgatgtccttattgtggtcaggttatcttctcatacatgtagtgtcctcctgataaccagccatgatgtccttattgtggtcgggttatcttctcatacatgtagtgtcctcctgataaccagccatgatgtccttattgtggtcgggttatcttctcatacatgtagtgtcctcctgataaccagccatgatgtccttattgtggtcaggttatcgtctcatacatgtagtgtcctcctgataaccagccatgatgtccttattgtggtcgggttatcttctcatacatgtagtgtcctcctgataaccagccatgatgtccttattgtggtcgggttatcttctcatacatgtagtgtcctcctgataaccagccatgatgtccttattgtggtcgggttatcttctcatacatgtagtgtcctctcctgataaccagccatgatgtccttattgtggtcgggttatcttctcatacatgtagtgtcctcctgataaccatccatgatgtccttattgtggtcgggttatcttctcatacatgtagtgtcctcctgataaccagccatgatatccttattgtggtcaggttatcttctcatacatgtagtgtcctcctgataaccagccatgatgtccttattgtggtcaggttatcttctcatacatgtagtgtgctcctgataaccagccatgatatccttattgtggtcaggttatcttctcatacatgtagtgtcctctcctgataaccagccatgatgtccttattgtggtcaggttatcttctcatacatgtagtgtcctctcctgataaccagccatgatgtccttattgtggtcgggttatcttctcatacatgtagtgtcctcctgataaccatccatgatgtccttattgtggtcgggttatcttctcatacatgtagtgtcctcctgataaccagccatgatgtccttattgtggtcaggttatcttctcatacatgtagtgtcctcctgataaccagccatgatgtccttattgtggtcaggttatcttctcatacatgtagtgtcctcctgataaccagccatgatgtccttattgtggtcaggttatcttctcatacatgtagtgtcctcctgataaccagccatggtgtccttattgtggtcgggttatcttctcatacatgtagtgtcctcctgataaccagccatgatgtccttattgtggtcgggttatcttctcatacatgtagtgtcctctcctgataaccagccatgatgtccttattgtggtcaggttatcttctcatacatgtagtgtcccctcctgataaccagccatgatgtccttattgtggttgggttatcttctcatacatgtagttcctcctgataaccagccatgatgtccttattgtggtcaggttatcgtctcatacatgtagtgtcctcctgataaccagccatgatatccttattgtggtcaggttatcttctcatacatgtagtgtcctcctgataaccagccatgatgtccttattgtggtcaggttatcttctcatacatgtagtgtcctcctgataaccagctatgatgtccttattgtggtcaggttatcttctcatacatgtagtgtcctcctgataaccagccatgatgtccttattgtggtcgggttatcttctcatacatgtagtgtcctcctgataaccagccatgatatccttattgtggtcaggttatcttctcatacatgtagtgtctcctcctgataaccagccatgatgtccttattgtggtcaggttatcttctcatacatgtagtgtcctctcctgataaccagccatgatgtccttattgtggtcgggttatcttctcatacatgtagtgtcctcctgataaccatccatgatgtccttattgtggtcgggttatcttctcatacatgtagtgtcctcctgataaccagccatgatatccttattgtggtcaggttatcttctcatacatgtagtgtcctcctgataaccagccatgatgtccttattgtggtcaggttatcttctcatacatgtagtgtcccctcctgataaccagccatgatgtccttattgtggtcaggttatcttctcatacatgtagtgtcctcctgataaccagccatgacgtccttattgtggtcgggttatcttctcatacatgtagtgtcctcctgataaccagccatgatgtccttattgtggtcaggttatcttctcatacatgtagtgtcccttcctgataaccagccatggtgtccttattgtggtcaggttatcttctcatacatgtagtgtcctcctgataaccagccatgatgtccttattgtggttgggttatcttctcatacatgtagttcctcctgataaccagccatgatgtccttattgtggtcaggttatcgtctcatacatgtagtgtcctcctgataaccagccatgatatccttattgtggtcaggttatcttctcatacatgtagtgtcctcctgataaccagccatgatgtccttattgtggtcaggttatcttctcatacatgtagtgtcctcctgataaccagctatgatgtccttattgtggtcaggttatcttctcatacatgtagtgtcctcctgataaccagccatgatgtccttattgtggtcgggttatcttctcatacatgtagtgtcctcctgataaccagccatgatatccttattgtggtcaggttatcttctcatacatgtagtgtctcctcctgataaccagccatgatgtccttattgtggtcaggttatcttctcatacatgtagtgtcctctcctgataaccagccatgatgtccttattgtggtcgggttatcttctcatacatgtagtgtcctcctgataaccatccatgatgtccttattgtggtcgggttatcttctcatacatgtagtgtcctcctgataaccagccatgatatccttattgtggtcaggttatcttctcatacatgtagtgtcctcctgataaccagccatgatgtccttattgtggtcaggttatcttctcatacatgtagtgtcccctcctgataaccagccatgatgtccttattgtggtcaggttatcttctcatacatgtagtgtcctcctgataaccagccatgacgtccttattgtggtcgggttatcttctcatacatgtagtgtcctcctgataaccagccatgatatccttattgtggtcaggttatcttctcatacatgtagtgtcctcctgataaccagccatgatgtccttattgtggtcaggttatcttctcatacatgtagtgtcccctcctgataaccagccatgatgtccttattgtagtcgggttatcttctcatacatgtagtgtcctcctgataaccagccatgatgtccttattgtggtcaggttatcttctcatacatgtagtgtcctcctgataaccagccatgatgtccttattgtggtcaggttatcttctcatacatgtagtgtcccctcctgataaccagccatgatgtccttattgtggtcaggttatcttctcatacatgtagtgtcctcctgataaccagccatgatgtccttattgtggtcaggttatcttctcatacatgtagtgtcccctcctgataaccagccatgatgtccttattgtggtcaggttatcttctcatacatgtagtgtcctcctgataaccagccatgatgtccttattgtggtcgggttatcttctcatacatgtagtgtcctcctgataaccagccatggtgtccttattgtggtcaggttatcttctcatacatgtagtgtcctcctgataaccagccatgatgtccttattgtggtcaggttatcttctcatacatgtagtgacctcctgataaccagccatgatgtccttattgtggtcgggttatcttctcatacatgtagtgtcctctcctgataaccagccatgatgtccttattgtggtcgggttatcttctcatacatgtagtgtcccctcctgataatcagccatgatgtccttattgtggtcaggttatcttctaatacatgtagtgtcctcctgataaccagccatgatgtccttattgtggtcaggttatcttctcactcAACCACACTCCCCAGCTCTGCTCCTTGACCAGACACCGCTGTGAaaagtcctgcagcactacctgatggtggtagtagtttccccAGGGACCTCTTTCCTCTGAGccagtgtgatggtggtggtagttgtcTCCCTGGCTGTGATGGTGTTCAAAAGGGCCCCCATGGTAAGGCAGGAACGACTCCGGCAGCCAGATCCGCAGTGAAACGGGATAACTCTTTTCTCAGCCACTGAATAAGTAATCACAAGCAGCTTCCACAATGTAGTTCTCAGTGTCCAACTCCCAAGTCTTGGTCATAGGCGGTTCCCAGGAATGTTTAAGGCTCTGAGGATAACTCCACTCCGACTATAACTCCCTTCATCCACCTCTCCCAGCTGTAGATACTGAGGGTTGTAGTGCAGGGTAGTCTTGACAGGGATCTGTTTACCTTGTATATAGTGCTGGGCCTCCTGTTACAGTtctccactgctcctcctggtACAAAGTGTAAGCTGTAGACAGCTGTATTCCTAGGCCTCAGTGTGCAGAGCAGCAGACCCCGTCACACTGTAACTGCTAGACAACTCTCCAGCACAGAACTGGGGCAGCAACGGTTCCCCACGAGACCTTAGTCTGCTAGACCCCGCCCAGTGATAGGACAGGGCTGTACTAAGTCTACGCCAGGGCAGTACCAAGTGtaggccaggactgtaccaagtgtacaAGTACTCCTTCTGACCTGGACACCTTCAAAGCTTCCACCTTCCACTATACTccaccgacaaactgaagaaggtctatataagaccgaaacgtttttgtcggatgtaaataaaagttcacaatattttggaagcattaatttgagtgcaggaaatttatttctgtttgctatggctatgagaagccttttcctggcaccaaactTCTTGACCGAGTGACGGTACATTAAGATTATAATGTACCAAGTGTATGCCAGGGCTGTACTAAGTgtaggccagggctgtaccaagtgtaCACTAGGGCTGTACCAAGTGTAGGTCAGGGCTGTACCAAGtataggccagggctgtaccaagtgtaggccaggactgtaccaagtgtaggccagggctgtaccaagtgtaggccagggctgtaccaagtataggccagggctgtaccaagtgtaggccagggctgtaccaagtgtaggccagggctgtaccaagtgtaggccagggctgtaccaagtgtaggccagggctgtaccaagtgtaggccagggctgtaccaagtgtaggtcagggctgtaccaagtgtaggccaggactgtaccaagtgtaggccagggctgtaccaagtgtaggtcagggctgtaccaagtgtaggccagggctgtaccaagtgtaggccagggctgtaccaagtgtaggccagggctgtaccaagtgtaggccaggactgtaccaagtgtaggccagggctgtaccaagtgcGGGGTTTGAAACACAATGGGGAAACTACAGAGAAATACCAGGGGATGATCTGCAGAACACAATATGTAATATGTAGGAACACAGAATATAGAACAGAACATAGCAACATAATCCAGAGATACATGGGACAGACAATGAAGGCAGGAGcattctgggatgctgcacacaTAACCCCAACCATCCAGGGCAGGTGGGAGGGCGATGGTCGCTGTTTGGGGTGCTGCTCCCCATGAGAACTGTAGATTGACCCTTCCCCTCACCGGCCCTTCCTTTAAAACTTTTGACTCCTCCCACATTTCCCCCACTCATCCTCTGCCTggccttaaccccttggtctccGGACCCTCTCCCCTGTCATGTCGCCCTCTTCCTTATTGTCTGCACTCTCCCCAGTATTCAGATGACATATGTGCGAGGGTTCATCTGTCTATAGCGATGGATTCAGCAAGTTCTCCGCTATAAGAGGCTGTAAAAGGAGGACTTTGGCTTTACCTGGTGGTTGTTTATTCTGAGCTCAGGACATTGACATCTCGCACAAATCACCAGCCATAGAAGATGAAGAGCGGAGGAAGAAGATCAGAGATTTGCCTTTGACagatgtaagataagataagataatcctttaatagtcccacagtgggtatattcagtttcatagatggtacagtagtatataacaagagagaaacacgtacaagctcatggcagatagagaaatcctaggaatcagagcaacgagagatgagcgaacactaatgaatggaagcggctacgtcccggctgttccgaatagtgttcgctcatctctaatagcaactaaaaagaaagtaacacagacacactgcaggatcatttagtcagAAACGtgatttttgcagaggtggggacataggcagctatcatgataacatgtggcagttcctttggtaggtggtgagatctcctgctcacagctgatagttcggtatcttgtatcagcactattgtccattaaccacaaaaaatgccccaaatgtccttcatcacaagctgtcctcttcctcctcctccttcctcctcctcctcttcctcctcctttcttcttaccactgtgttctactgcccagagaggtctgcaGCCATcccggtatacatggtgctgctctctggccaagcttccataactcctggggtaggtgggtgatggtttccaggctgtagcagagtcccacgtgtccacagtaatagaaagaaatcccagtcagctgtagcatcttcacacatcagcaatagacgccagaaatcatctccttgaaggaagaagtccgcatttccatgtaggttt
This region of Leptodactylus fuscus isolate aLepFus1 chromosome 8, aLepFus1.hap2, whole genome shotgun sequence genomic DNA includes:
- the LOC142216509 gene encoding uncharacterized protein LOC142216509, with product MDSQEMRHYIENFSFDQCKRGSQGFDRILIQLFGLLGHGKSSFINTCIYVWEDGEFQNWTKALGTDEGNTTERIPYPLTPNITLVDNRGCSKINDHESGEIYAQLGNLLPLGKKVEWTEGFGLVERIVKAEKQIKMSDFVFPVFVHSLKKDITKENKEELKAVLENAKKMTGVVPIVVLTHKTHGNLTETEGIFRDIGVERFFSFENYTTEDHMKTRGKHEGVLTFFCEVIKDVQFRVEQPRDPQKEMKDRRQFVLKYVHEADKRAERMKEEIKKLKEQALQEKKLKEQEEEMKRQRLREQQRQEEEIRRKQEEMERRREQDRARQEEELRIQMEKKKKKKVLGIFPVKK